Proteins from one Pirellulales bacterium genomic window:
- a CDS encoding mercuric reductase, with protein sequence MFEVLPRDAHNATLLAHAHPSDWQNPRTAGTYNLVAVGGGTAGIISALGAAGLGGRAALVEKHLLGGDCLNYGCVPSKALIRAARAFYDAQQLDEFGTRAAPPTIDFAAVMERMRRLRAGISHHDSAQRFAGLGVDVHLGAARFTGPDRLEVGGQTLRFTRAVVATGARAAVPAIPGLVATGYLTNETVFSLVELPRRLIVVGAGPIGCELAQAFRRFGSEVSLVQRAPTILHREDPAAAQVVLDQLRREGIQVYLGAETLEARRSGDDRLLKIRAGAETHELVADAILVGAGRQANVEDLGLEAAGVQFDARGVQIDDFLRTTNPRIYAAGDVAGSYQFTHAADAMARACLRNALFFGRARLSALVVPRCTYTDPEVAHVGLTPREAAERNLAIDSYRADLASVDRAILDGDTRGFAVVHTRRGRGQVVGATIVARHAGEMIGEVSLLMTKSLSLAALSETIHCYPTQVEVLKRIADSYQRTRLTPRVAGLFRRWLAWQR encoded by the coding sequence ATGTTCGAAGTTCTTCCGCGCGACGCGCACAACGCCACGCTGCTGGCCCATGCACATCCGTCCGACTGGCAGAATCCCCGCACCGCGGGGACTTATAACCTGGTCGCCGTCGGCGGTGGGACCGCGGGCATCATCTCGGCGCTCGGTGCGGCGGGGCTCGGCGGCCGCGCCGCCCTGGTCGAAAAACACCTGCTCGGCGGCGATTGTCTCAACTACGGCTGCGTGCCCAGCAAGGCCCTGATTCGCGCGGCGCGGGCCTTTTACGACGCCCAGCAGCTCGACGAATTCGGCACGCGCGCCGCCCCGCCGACGATCGACTTTGCAGCCGTCATGGAGCGCATGCGCCGCCTGCGGGCTGGCATCAGCCATCACGACTCGGCCCAACGGTTCGCCGGCCTGGGAGTCGACGTCCATCTCGGCGCGGCGCGGTTCACGGGTCCCGATCGTTTGGAGGTTGGCGGTCAGACGCTGCGTTTTACGCGCGCCGTCGTTGCCACCGGAGCGCGGGCCGCTGTGCCGGCGATTCCCGGGTTGGTGGCCACGGGCTATCTGACCAACGAAACCGTCTTCTCACTGGTTGAGCTGCCGCGGCGCCTGATTGTCGTGGGCGCAGGACCGATCGGCTGCGAGTTGGCCCAGGCGTTTCGCCGCTTCGGCAGCGAGGTGTCGCTTGTGCAACGTGCACCGACGATCCTGCATCGCGAAGATCCGGCGGCGGCGCAGGTGGTGCTCGACCAGTTGCGACGCGAGGGCATTCAGGTCTATCTCGGCGCCGAGACGCTCGAAGCTCGACGATCGGGCGACGATAGGCTGTTGAAGATTCGCGCGGGAGCGGAGACGCACGAACTCGTAGCCGATGCGATTCTCGTCGGCGCCGGCCGGCAGGCGAACGTCGAAGACCTCGGTCTCGAGGCCGCCGGCGTACAGTTCGACGCACGCGGCGTGCAGATCGATGATTTTCTGCGCACGACCAATCCGCGGATCTACGCCGCCGGCGACGTGGCAGGCAGCTACCAATTCACGCATGCCGCCGACGCGATGGCCCGCGCCTGTCTGCGCAACGCGCTGTTCTTCGGGCGCGCCCGGCTGAGCGCGCTGGTCGTACCGCGATGCACCTACACCGATCCCGAGGTGGCGCACGTCGGTCTGACTCCGCGCGAAGCGGCCGAGCGAAACCTGGCGATCGACAGTTACCGAGCCGACCTGGCGAGCGTCGATCGCGCGATTCTCGACGGCGACACACGCGGCTTTGCCGTCGTGCACACCCGGCGCGGCAGAGGCCAGGTGGTCGGGGCCACGATCGTCGCGCGGCATGCCGGCGAGATGATCGGCGAGGTCAGTTTGCTGATGACCAAGAGCCTCTCGCTGGCCGCGTTGAGCGAAACGATCCACTGCTATCCCACGCAGGTCGAAGTGCTCAAACGGATCGCCGACAGCTACCAGCGGACGCGCCTGACGCCGCGCGTCGCGGGGCTGTTTCGGCGTTGGCTGGCCTGGCAACGGTGA
- a CDS encoding GTPase domain-containing protein, with translation MALRTEDFDLLADVEALLGDVRRWSEHLPDWPASRACEILTQRLAQRADHLRVRLEAPLIVATLGGTGTGKSTLVNALVGEEVTVAGRQRPTTRRPMFICQPRVTPEMVGIDPQAVEVVQRDVPALRDLVLVDCPDPDTSETAGDEQLAATNLGRLRALLPHCDVLLVTATQQKYRSARVLDELATAAAGAKLVFVQTHADTESDIREDWRGVLGEHYEVGAMFLVDSPQALADARAGLAPRGEFGRLVELLQGSLARSAAKRIRRSNLLELIDETLAACAQRWDAGLPPVVQLEAALAEQRAQLNARLVEQTRDELLANRRLWEDRLLTEVAGRWGFSPFAVVLRGYQGIGQLIGGAALWRVRTPVQMALWGAATGWRTWQRDRRRRYAEAGTDRAVALAWDDAQLRTAAIIVDGYATEAGGPRVATAPAALQAEAAMAGNAFVQSTATQLQTLISRLAEGHARWTVRGIYELLLAAMVVLILFRAGKNFFYDSWLATEPSPVLGSDFFLHAGFWLLVWCGVLLAMFTGRLRRGLQREILGVCESWRTGNSGAMLFARVEDHCRQLHRSRRELEQLQARTTLLTAHLADPDARLGGKRTTASLAGPATSEVNS, from the coding sequence GTGGCTCTGCGCACCGAAGATTTCGACCTGCTGGCCGATGTCGAGGCCCTGTTGGGCGACGTGCGGCGCTGGAGCGAACATCTGCCCGATTGGCCCGCGTCGCGGGCCTGTGAGATTCTCACGCAGCGTCTAGCGCAACGGGCCGATCACCTGCGAGTGCGTTTGGAAGCCCCGCTGATCGTGGCGACGCTCGGCGGCACCGGCACCGGCAAGAGCACGCTGGTCAATGCCCTGGTTGGCGAGGAGGTGACCGTCGCCGGCCGGCAGCGACCCACGACGCGGCGCCCGATGTTCATCTGCCAGCCGCGCGTGACTCCCGAGATGGTCGGCATCGATCCTCAGGCCGTCGAGGTCGTGCAGCGCGACGTTCCGGCCCTGCGCGACCTGGTGCTCGTCGACTGCCCCGACCCGGACACGAGCGAAACCGCGGGCGACGAACAGCTCGCGGCCACGAATCTCGGACGGCTGCGAGCGCTGTTGCCGCATTGCGACGTGCTGCTCGTGACCGCGACGCAGCAGAAGTATCGCAGTGCCCGGGTGCTCGACGAGCTGGCCACGGCCGCCGCCGGCGCAAAGTTGGTGTTCGTCCAGACTCATGCCGACACGGAAAGCGACATTCGCGAAGATTGGCGCGGCGTGCTGGGCGAGCATTACGAGGTGGGGGCCATGTTTCTGGTCGACTCGCCGCAGGCCCTGGCCGACGCCCGCGCGGGGCTCGCCCCCCGGGGCGAATTCGGTCGCCTGGTCGAATTGTTGCAAGGTTCCCTGGCGCGTTCGGCGGCGAAACGCATTCGGCGGTCGAACCTGCTCGAGCTGATCGACGAGACACTGGCGGCCTGCGCGCAGCGCTGGGATGCGGGCCTGCCCCCGGTCGTGCAACTCGAAGCGGCACTGGCCGAGCAGCGCGCGCAGCTCAACGCGCGATTGGTCGAACAGACCCGTGACGAGCTGCTGGCCAATCGCCGGCTCTGGGAAGATCGTCTCTTGACCGAGGTGGCCGGCCGCTGGGGTTTCAGCCCGTTCGCCGTCGTGCTGCGCGGCTATCAGGGGATTGGACAATTGATCGGCGGCGCGGCGCTGTGGCGCGTGCGAACTCCGGTGCAAATGGCGCTCTGGGGAGCCGCAACCGGCTGGCGCACCTGGCAGCGCGATCGCCGCCGGCGCTATGCCGAGGCCGGGACCGACCGGGCCGTGGCGCTTGCCTGGGACGACGCGCAGTTGCGCACGGCGGCCATCATTGTCGACGGCTACGCCACCGAGGCCGGCGGGCCGCGCGTCGCCACGGCGCCGGCCGCGCTGCAGGCCGAGGCCGCCATGGCTGGCAACGCCTTTGTGCAATCCACCGCCACGCAGCTGCAGACGCTCATCAGCCGGCTGGCCGAGGGGCACGCCCGTTGGACCGTGCGTGGGATCTACGAACTGCTGCTGGCCGCGATGGTCGTCCTGATCTTGTTTCGCGCGGGCAAAAACTTCTTCTACGACTCTTGGCTGGCCACCGAGCCCAGCCCGGTGCTGGGCAGCGATTTCTTCCTGCACGCCGGCTTCTGGCTGCTGGTTTGGTGCGGTGTGCTGCTGGCGATGTTCACGGGCCGGCTGCGGCGAGGTTTGCAGCGCGAGATTTTGGGTGTCTGCGAAAGCTGGCGGACCGGCAACTCGGGCGCGATGCTGTTTGCCCGGGTCGAAGACCATTGCCGGCAGTTGCACCGCTCGCGGCGCGAACTCGAACAGCTCCAGGCGCGCACGACCCTGCTGACCGCGCACCTGGCCGATCCCGATGCCCGCCTCGGCGGCAAGCGGACGACGGCCTCGCTCGCCGGGCCCGCGACGTCGGAAGTGAACAGTTGA